The following proteins are encoded in a genomic region of Synergistaceae bacterium:
- the phoU gene encoding phosphate signaling complex protein PhoU, with the protein METINTRKRIEDDLSELKRMIFRMGRMAGESLEKAVWALKNRDAETARTVLDSDDMIDDLEDKIDSACMEFAARYQPLGEDLRVVTSIMHMAVDLERIGDYGGNIAKVAIELASSEPIKPLIDIPRMVEKINRMMDISLTAIDTHSPETAMTVFPIDDEVDDLEKQIMRELFLMVMEKPERLEQSFMLLNVSRTLERAGDHVTNVAERIAYMYTGKTIKASQYRRKRES; encoded by the coding sequence ATGGAGACTATAAACACAAGAAAAAGGATCGAGGACGATCTATCGGAGCTAAAGCGCATGATCTTCCGTATGGGGCGTATGGCGGGGGAATCCCTTGAAAAAGCTGTCTGGGCGCTCAAAAACAGAGATGCCGAGACCGCACGTACTGTGCTTGACTCCGACGACATGATAGACGACCTCGAAGACAAGATAGACAGCGCCTGCATGGAGTTTGCCGCGAGGTATCAGCCCCTCGGCGAGGATCTGCGCGTCGTTACGTCTATTATGCACATGGCGGTGGACCTTGAACGCATCGGCGACTACGGAGGAAACATTGCTAAAGTGGCAATAGAGCTTGCATCCTCGGAACCGATAAAGCCGCTGATAGATATCCCGCGAATGGTCGAAAAAATAAACAGGATGATGGATATCTCGCTTACAGCGATCGACACGCATTCGCCTGAAACCGCCATGACAGTTTTTCCGATCGACGACGAAGTGGACGACCTCGAAAAACAGATAATGCGCGAGCTTTTCCTGATGGTAATGGAAAAGCCGGAGCGCCTGGAGCAGTCCTTTATGCTCTTGAATGTATCAAGGACACTTGAGCGGGCCGGAGACCATGTTACAAATGTCGCGGAAAGGATCGCCTACATGTACACTGGCAAGACGATAAAGGCCTCTCAGTACCGAAGAAAGCGGGAGTCATAG
- the pstB gene encoding phosphate ABC transporter ATP-binding protein PstB, producing MNEKDFEVQIKTVGLDLSYGQTRVLKGISFDMGRKTVTAFIGPSGCGKSSYLRCLNRMNDFIPSARISGLIEIDGENILAPETDVIALRRRVGMVFQSPNPFPMSIYDNVSYGPRLNGVKDRSELDSIVESSLRGAALWDEVKNKLNTPGTGLSGGQQQRLCIARAIATQPEVLLMDEPTSALDPMSTARIEELIRELKGDYTVVIVTHNMQQAARISDYTAFFLLGDLVEYDRTARMFTSPSDKRTEDYISGRFG from the coding sequence ATGAACGAAAAAGATTTTGAGGTCCAGATAAAGACAGTCGGGCTGGATCTCTCCTATGGACAGACAAGGGTGCTGAAGGGCATATCTTTCGACATGGGCCGCAAGACGGTCACGGCCTTCATTGGACCGTCAGGCTGCGGGAAGAGCAGCTATCTGCGCTGTCTGAACAGGATGAACGACTTTATCCCGTCGGCCCGCATAAGCGGACTCATAGAAATCGACGGTGAAAACATACTGGCTCCTGAGACGGACGTCATTGCGCTGCGCCGCCGCGTAGGGATGGTCTTTCAGAGTCCCAACCCTTTTCCTATGTCCATATATGATAATGTGTCATACGGGCCCAGGCTAAACGGCGTAAAGGACCGCTCCGAACTCGACAGCATCGTTGAGAGCAGCCTGCGCGGTGCGGCGCTCTGGGATGAAGTGAAAAATAAACTGAACACGCCAGGCACCGGACTTTCCGGAGGGCAGCAGCAGCGGCTTTGCATTGCACGCGCGATAGCCACGCAGCCGGAAGTCCTTCTTATGGATGAACCGACCAGCGCCCTTGATCCCATGTCAACGGCACGTATCGAGGAGCTCATCCGGGAGCTTAAGGGAGACTATACGGTCGTTATTGTCACGCACAACATGCAGCAGGCAGCGCGCATTTCCGATTATACCGCGTTCTTCCTGCTGGGAGACCTTGTTGAATATGATCGGACGGCGCGTATGTTCACTTCGCCGTCCGACAAGCGGACCGAAGATTATATTTCAGGCAGATTCGGCTAA